A single genomic interval of Rhododendron vialii isolate Sample 1 chromosome 3a, ASM3025357v1 harbors:
- the LOC131320905 gene encoding homogentisate phytyltransferase 1, chloroplastic-like, translating into MESILIVSFPKPLSFPVVSEVSASKTTGVPFPRCRVRNMLEKYRTVKLQRGLVAQHVARNNEISSAYQSRSAKHIANAASSQPLESEPGALESEPGAYHPKNPRESMQDALNAFYRFSRPHTVIGTALSISSVSLLAVEKLSDFSPLFFTGVLEAIVAALLMNVYIVGLNQLSDIEIDKVNKPYLPLASGEYSVTTGVMIVSSFAILSFWLGWIVGSWPLFWALFISFMLGTAYSINVPLLRWKRFALVAAMCILAVRAVIVQIAFFLHIQTYVFGRPAVFSRPVIFATAFMSFFSVVIALFKDIPDIDGDKIFGIRSFTVRLGQERVFWICISLLEMAYCVAVLVGAASSSLWSRYITVSGHAILAAILWNRAKSMDLKSKAAITSFYMFIWKLFYAEYLLIPLVR; encoded by the exons ATGGAGTCTATACTTATTGTGTCTTTTCCCAAACCTCTTTCATTTCCAGTTGTATCTGAGGTCTCTGCATCAAAAACTACTG GTGTACCATTTCCAAGATGCAGAGTGCGGAACATGCTAGAAAAGTACCGCACTGTGAAGTTACAGAGGGGGCTTGTAGCACAACATGTTGCACGTAACAATGAAATATCTTCAGCCTATCAATCTCGTAGTGCAAAGCACATAGCAAACGCAGCCTCCAGTCAGCCTCTTGAATCGGAACCTGGAGCTCTTGAATCGGAACCTGGAGCTTATCATCCCAAGAACCCTCGGGAATCCATGCAAGATGCCTTGAATGCTTTCTACAGATTTTCGCGTCCTCATACGGTTATAGGAACG GCGTTGAGCATAAGTTCAGTTTCTCTCCTTGCAGTAGAGAAGCTATCTGATTTTTCTCCATTGTTTTTCACTGGAGTGTTAGAG GCTATTGTTGCTGCCCTTTTGATGAATGTATATATTGTTGGTCTCAATCAGTTGTCTGACATAGAAATAGACAAG gTTAACAAGCCGTATCTTCCATTGGCGTCAGGGGAATATTCTGTCACAACTGGTGTTATGATTGTTTCATCTTTTGCCATACTG AGTTTTTGGCTTGGATGGATTGTTGGTTCCTGGCCGCTATTTTGGGCTCTTTTCATCAGTTTTATGCTTGGAACTGCATACTCGATCAAT gtgCCCTTGTTGAGATGGAAGAGATTTGCTTTGGTTGCAGCGATGTGCATCCTGGCTGTTCGAGCAGTGATTGTTCAAATTGCATTTTTTCTGCACATACAG ACCTATGTCTTCGGAAGACCGGCTGTCTTTTCAAGGCCAGTGATTTTTGCAACTGCATTTATGAGCTTCTTCTCAGTTGTTATAGCATTATTTAAG GATATACCTGATATTGATGGAGACAAGATATTTGGCATTCGTTCCTTTACTGTCCGATTGGGTCAAGAGCGG GTGTTTTGGATTTGTATTTCGCTACTTGAAATGGCATATTGTGTTGCTGTGTTAGTGGGAGCAGCCTCTTCAAGCCTTTGGAGCAGATACATAACG GTTTCGGGTCATGCCATACTGGCCGCAATACTCTGGAACCGTGCCAAATCTATGGATTTGAAGAGCAAAGCTGCGATAACATCCTTTTACATGTTCATATGGAAG CTCTTTTACGCCGAGTACTTGCTCATACCACTTGTAAGGTGA